The Nitrospirota bacterium DNA window AACCCCAAGATACGGGGGTTTATCATTACTACCCGATTTAAGCCGCCTGAAACGATTAAGTTTATGGACGAAGTGGTCACGCGCTATCCGGAGTTAAAGGTTTTTAAAAGTGATGTCCAGATAGCGGACAAACTTTATGCGACCGACCCGGATAAATGCTGCGATATCCTTAAGGTTGTGCCGACGCGCAGGGCTATTGAATAGATGAAGTTAAAGTGCTGGGTTACCGGCCTGCGCTGTACTGAAGGCAGGACGCGCACGGATTTTAAGGAGGTTGAGGAGCGGGATAAGGGGTTGGTTAAGCTGAATCCCATTCTTATTTGGAAGGAAAGAGAAGTCTGGCAGTATCTGGCTCTCAACGGAGTAAAGGTGAATCCTCTTTAC harbors:
- a CDS encoding phosphoadenosine phosphosulfate reductase family protein, which encodes MSLLENKDDLKELVEKLNFKEKVDRSLTIIKEAYKKYGDSLVVANSLGKDSVCVWDLAKRVNPKIRGFIITTRFKPPETIKFMDEVVTRYPELKVFKSDVQIADKLYATDPDKCCDILKVVPTRRAIE
- a CDS encoding phosphoadenosine phosphosulfate reductase family protein, which translates into the protein MKLKCWVTGLRCTEGRTRTDFKEVEERDKGLVKLNPILIWKEREVWQYLALNGVKVNPLYGQGYRSLGCAPCTRITSEEDERAGRWIGTSKCGGECGIHTRPLKINVEG